In Thunnus maccoyii chromosome 11, fThuMac1.1, whole genome shotgun sequence, one genomic interval encodes:
- the asb11 gene encoding ankyrin repeat and SOCS box protein 11 gives MAAVQTEVSLYSQPWQRPLHIYGGLVCNSLMADSWSDRTPLHEAAYQGRLLHLRSLITQGFHVDTLTMDRVSPLHEACLGGHYACAKFLLDSGANVDAVSTDGATPLFNSCSSGSAACVRLILQHSASIHTTYQLASPIHEAAKKDHRECLELLISYGAHIDMELPVVGTPLYSACMARAAACVDMLLHSGADVQIGCGQDSPLHAAVREGEAKVVDLLLDFGADGCCRNAEGKTPLDLATPNSTVRIALQKRGPCSLSQLCRFCIRRTLGRSRLHSASSLFLPPIIKDFLLYQ, from the exons ATGGCTGCTGTTCAAACGGAGGTTTCCCTGTACTCACAACCATGGCAGAGGCCTTTGCACATCTATGGGGGGCTGGTGTGCAACTCTCTGATGGCTG ACTCCTGGTCGGACAGAACTCCTCTCCATGAAGCAGCCTACCAGGGCAGACTGCTCCACCTGAGATCCCTCATCACTCAG GGCTTCCATGTAGACACGCTCACCATGGACAGAGTCTCTCCTCTCCATGAGGCTTGTCTCGGGGGCCATTATGCTTGTGCCAAGTTCCTGCTGGACAGTGGTGCAAAT GTGGACGCAGTATCAACAGATGGCGCCACACCTCTTTTCAACTCCTGCAGCAGTGGGAGTGCTGCCTGTGTCAGGCTGATCCTGCAGCACAGTGCCTCCATCCACACCACATACCAGCTGGCGTCACCCATCCATGAGGCCGCAAAGaaag ATCACAGAGAGTGTCTGGAGCTGCTGATCTCATATGGAGCTCATATTGACATGGAGCTGCCAGTGGTGGGGACACCGCTGTATTCTGCATGCATGGCCCGGGCCGCAGCCTGCGTAGATATGCTGCTACACTCAG GGGCAGATGTTCAAATAGGCTGTGGGCAGGACAGTCCGCTACATGCTGCAGTTCGAGAAGGAGAAGCCAAAGTAGTGGACCTGCTGCTGGACTTTGGGGCCGATGGGTGTTGTAGGAACGCTGAGGGCAAGACCCCTCTGGATCTGGCAACACCAAACAGCACAGTGAGAATTGCACTGCAGAAAAGAG GTCCCTGCTCTCTGTCTCAGCTGTGTCGTTTCTGTATTCGCCGAACTCTGGGAAGGAGTCGTCTGCACAGTGCCTCCAGCCTATTCCTTCCACCAATTATCAAGGACTTCCTCCTCTACCAATGA